A window of the Mucilaginibacter sp. cycad4 genome harbors these coding sequences:
- a CDS encoding cytochrome c maturation protein CcmE, whose protein sequence is MKKSAIFGLVVIAIAIAVIISVYSSSSTYATFAEAQQTNSELHVIGHFSKGKEMVYDATKDANYFSFYMKDNKGAERKVVFTGTKPEDFERSEQLVLTGQMVGNEFHASKILMKCPSKYTQDKLEVTEVKAKQASI, encoded by the coding sequence ATGAAAAAAAGTGCAATTTTTGGTCTTGTTGTTATCGCTATAGCCATAGCGGTTATCATTAGTGTTTATTCAAGCTCAAGCACCTATGCAACCTTTGCCGAAGCGCAGCAAACTAACAGCGAACTGCATGTAATAGGCCACTTCAGTAAGGGAAAGGAAATGGTTTATGACGCCACCAAGGATGCCAATTATTTTTCATTTTACATGAAAGATAATAAAGGGGCGGAGCGCAAAGTTGTTTTTACCGGTACCAAGCCCGAAGATTTTGAGCGTTCAGAACAACTGGTGCTTACCGGCCAGATGGTTGGCAACGAGTTTCACGCCTCAAAGATCCTGATGAAATGCCCATCCAAATACACCCAGGATAAGTTAGAAGTTACAGAAGTAAAGGCTAAACAAGCCAGCATTTAA
- a CDS encoding phytanoyl-CoA dioxygenase family protein, protein MDIIGHRNNIAHDGFTVVEDIYTGAEVNAIINAIESADRSGPPFRQTADVFAIRQFLKAVPGVAPLLFNDRLKSIISNIFGEGYFAVKSIYFDKPESSNWFVAWHQDLTISVDKKIEITGYGPWTVKHNQFAVQPPLKVLEDNFTIRIHLDDTGEGNGALKVLPGSHLKEIYRPENIDWQQETEVSCNVHAGGVMIMRPLLMHASNRTTNNKKRKVVHIEFSRAELAKGIDWAEKN, encoded by the coding sequence GTGGATATTATTGGGCACCGGAATAATATAGCTCATGACGGATTTACCGTAGTAGAGGATATTTATACCGGTGCCGAAGTTAATGCCATTATCAACGCCATTGAATCCGCCGACAGATCAGGCCCGCCGTTTCGTCAAACGGCTGACGTATTTGCTATAAGGCAGTTTCTTAAAGCCGTTCCGGGTGTTGCTCCTCTTTTATTTAATGACAGGCTAAAAAGCATTATCTCCAATATTTTTGGTGAGGGATATTTCGCTGTTAAATCCATCTATTTCGATAAACCCGAATCGTCCAACTGGTTTGTAGCCTGGCACCAGGACCTGACCATTTCTGTTGATAAAAAGATTGAGATAACAGGCTACGGCCCCTGGACGGTTAAACATAACCAATTTGCAGTGCAACCGCCTCTAAAGGTGCTGGAGGACAACTTCACTATCCGCATCCATCTTGATGATACCGGTGAAGGTAACGGCGCCCTGAAAGTGCTGCCGGGTTCACATCTCAAAGAGATCTATCGTCCTGAAAACATCGACTGGCAACAGGAAACTGAAGTAAGCTGCAATGTACATGCCGGCGGTGTGATGATCATGAGGCCATTGCTTATGCATGCGTCAAACCGTACTACCAATAATAAAAAGAGGAAGGTAGTGCATATTGAGTTTAGCAGGGCGGAGCTTGCTAAAGGGATTGATTGGGCGGAAAAGAACTAA
- a CDS encoding 2Fe-2S iron-sulfur cluster-binding protein, with the protein MNIYKIKINFEEKGHESIELPIAEGESVLDVCLENGIELQHNCGGVCGCSTCHVYVNKGMDNIQEISDKEEDFIDRAVNPRINSRLGCQCVIVDGDIEVTLPDQSQFLGH; encoded by the coding sequence ATGAACATTTATAAAATAAAGATCAATTTCGAGGAAAAAGGGCACGAAAGCATTGAGTTACCTATAGCCGAAGGCGAATCTGTATTAGACGTATGCCTGGAGAACGGCATTGAACTACAGCACAATTGCGGTGGCGTTTGCGGGTGCAGCACATGCCATGTTTACGTAAATAAGGGGATGGATAACATCCAGGAGATATCCGATAAGGAAGAGGATTTTATTGACAGGGCTGTTAACCCGCGTATTAACTCGCGCCTGGGTTGCCAGTGCGTGATTGTTGATGGCGACATTGAAGTTACCCTGCCTGATCAGTCGCAGTTTTTAGGCCACTAA
- a CDS encoding CcmD family protein, translating to MKKLTLLLLLLTFCTVVFAQQGQQVEMADALRQSGKIYVVVATISIIFVGLAIYLFTIDRRLKKVENEK from the coding sequence ATGAAGAAATTAACGCTTTTATTGTTGCTGCTCACCTTTTGCACCGTTGTTTTTGCACAACAGGGGCAGCAAGTTGAAATGGCCGACGCCCTGCGCCAGTCGGGAAAAATTTACGTAGTTGTAGCAACTATTTCCATAATTTTTGTTGGACTGGCTATTTACCTGTTTACTATAGACCGCAGATTAAAAAAAGTCGAAAACGAAAAGTAG
- a CDS encoding DUF2520 domain-containing protein — MNITIIGSGNVATHMAAAFKNAGHRIVQVFSRNMQHAALLAYHVGAEAIDNLGNINPDTGLFVVSVKDDAITTVVKALSAHKKLIVHTSGSTDLNSLLAFTPNAGVFYPLQTFSKIREVDFRSVPLCLEGADDGILADLKQLAFTISNHVYSVNSARRKILHLAAVFACNFPNYLYGVAQDLLAQNQMEFNMLRPLILETAQKVLEQEPRNVQTGPAVRNDEGTMAVHMQMLGDMPMLQEVYTLLSQGIIKNNKGLTADE; from the coding sequence ATGAACATTACCATAATAGGCTCGGGCAACGTTGCTACGCATATGGCGGCAGCTTTTAAAAATGCCGGTCACCGTATTGTACAGGTATTTAGCCGCAACATGCAGCATGCCGCGCTGCTGGCCTACCATGTAGGTGCCGAAGCTATTGACAACCTCGGCAATATTAATCCTGATACCGGATTATTTGTTGTTTCGGTTAAGGACGATGCTATAACTACTGTTGTTAAAGCATTGTCGGCCCATAAAAAGCTAATAGTACATACATCGGGTTCAACCGATTTGAACAGTTTGCTGGCTTTTACCCCGAATGCCGGTGTGTTTTATCCCCTGCAAACGTTTAGCAAGATAAGAGAGGTTGATTTCAGATCTGTCCCGCTCTGTCTTGAAGGTGCTGATGATGGTATACTTGCTGATTTAAAGCAGCTGGCATTTACCATCAGTAATCATGTATATAGCGTTAACTCCGCCCGGCGCAAAATATTGCACCTCGCAGCGGTATTTGCCTGTAATTTTCCCAATTATTTGTACGGGGTTGCCCAGGACCTGCTTGCACAAAATCAAATGGAGTTTAACATGCTGCGCCCCCTGATCCTGGAAACTGCCCAAAAGGTACTTGAACAGGAACCCCGCAACGTACAAACCGGTCCGGCGGTACGTAATGATGAGGGTACTATGGCTGTGCACATGCAGATGCTGGGCGATATGCCTATGTTACAGGAAGTTTATACTTTATTAAGTCAGGGTATTATCAAAAACAATAAAGGGCTTACGGCAGACGAGTAA
- a CDS encoding IS3 family transposase produces MKDMYTRISLVRLCRLLGITRQAYYQHFWQQEASGIEDTLILQEVVSIRQDHRAMGGRKLYEKLHPFLLDHGIKMGRDALFDLLSANGLLVKKRRRRHVTTWSGHRFNRWPNIIRSLEVVRPNQLWVSDITYWKVKEEHLYISLITDAYSHKVVGYHLADTLETIETIQALKMALKDLPEQLPEALIHHSDRGVQYCTESYVKLLQDRYIKISMTENGDPLENAVAERMNGILKEEYLKHHRPENKQQAKQLLDRAIELYNKHRPHFSIGLLTPQHVHDKSLLPQKLWKNYYRKNTNIVNVSQDITTLVNT; encoded by the coding sequence ATGAAAGACATGTATACAAGGATCAGCCTTGTACGATTATGTCGGTTACTTGGTATTACCCGTCAGGCCTATTATCAGCACTTTTGGCAACAAGAAGCATCTGGAATAGAGGATACACTTATATTGCAGGAGGTTGTCAGCATTCGCCAAGACCACCGGGCAATGGGTGGCAGGAAGCTTTATGAAAAGCTGCACCCTTTTTTGCTTGATCATGGCATTAAAATGGGACGGGATGCACTGTTCGACCTGTTGTCAGCTAATGGACTGTTAGTAAAGAAACGCCGCAGGCGGCATGTGACGACCTGGTCGGGTCACCGGTTCAACAGATGGCCGAATATCATACGCAGCCTGGAGGTCGTCAGGCCTAACCAACTGTGGGTAAGCGATATCACCTACTGGAAAGTAAAAGAAGAACATTTGTACATCAGTTTGATAACGGACGCTTATTCGCACAAAGTAGTTGGCTATCATTTGGCTGATACCTTAGAAACGATCGAAACGATACAGGCCTTGAAAATGGCTTTAAAAGACCTGCCTGAACAATTGCCGGAGGCACTTATACATCACTCGGACCGGGGAGTGCAATATTGCACAGAAAGCTATGTAAAGCTATTACAGGACAGATACATCAAGATCAGTATGACCGAGAACGGTGACCCATTAGAGAATGCCGTTGCTGAACGAATGAACGGCATTCTTAAAGAAGAATATCTTAAGCATCACCGGCCTGAGAATAAGCAACAAGCAAAACAATTACTGGATAGAGCTATCGAGTTGTATAACAAACACCGGCCACACTTCAGTATCGGTCTGCTAACGCCCCAACATGTGCATGATAAAAGCTTGCTACCTCAAAAATTGTGGAAGAACTATTATCGCAAAAACACTAACATTGTAAACGTATCACAGGACATCACTACACTTGTAAATACATAA
- the ccsA gene encoding cytochrome c biogenesis protein CcsA, which yields MNTVFKGEHLLPGQIGQFFIVLSFGAALLSFISYYFATTDDAGKANSSWQRLGRLGFYVNSVSILGMGTCLFYVLYNHYFEYHYAWAYTSRSLPVYYLVSGFWNGQEGGFLLWAFWQAVLGNVLIARAKSWERPVMTVVALSQVILGTMVLGIDIFGQRIGSSPFLLLRNSGIEAPIFSQPNYLDFIKDGQGMNPSLQNYWMVIHPPTLFLGFASIIVPFAYAVAGLWQKRYKEWVQPAISYALFGSMILGTGVIMGSFWAYESLNFGGFWAWDPVENGSIFPWLTMVAALHVLIVFKNTGHSYFTATLLVLLSFVLVWYTSFLSRSGILGESSVHAFTDLGMFWQLVIGILIFLALSVFVLVWRWKELPVTKKDEETYSREFWMFVGSVFLGLSCFHLIVVTSVPVWNAMFGTKIAPPADAVKHYNVIQSSFAFVVTLLTGFTQFLKYKKTDITRFFITTGVYLVFAILVTALVVYLTGVYRLSFVFNLVMCGSVYSVIANAKVLVDAFKGKFKLAGSAVAHLGFGLLMVGAVIAAGTSKVVSENASGVVNVQGFDAKAGNARENIMIYKNTPVKMGDYTVTYLGDSISSPYHFYRVDYKKFDANGKVLENFVLKPKVQASRDAGMSSSPDTKHYLLNDLYTHVTAIPSEGFAMQGEAGHDEGNDDKNYDEPVAHEVAIGDTIRYRDGFMLVKSLNKQATVQNIPLTANDVAIGANIEVHAHDGKVYTAEPVFMIRGGNVFDFARKVEDAGLKLRFSRINPENKKVEITVYQQPQNKRPWIVMRAISFPYINFFWSGTIIMVIGFLLSIQRRNKELKTV from the coding sequence ATGAATACAGTTTTTAAGGGCGAACACCTTTTACCGGGACAGATTGGCCAGTTTTTTATCGTTCTTTCGTTTGGCGCCGCCCTGTTATCATTCATAAGCTATTACTTTGCTACTACTGATGATGCCGGCAAGGCTAACAGCAGCTGGCAACGTTTAGGCCGTTTAGGCTTTTATGTAAACTCCGTTTCTATTTTAGGAATGGGCACCTGCCTGTTCTATGTGCTTTATAATCATTATTTCGAATATCATTACGCCTGGGCATACACCTCGCGCTCATTGCCTGTTTATTACCTGGTATCGGGTTTCTGGAATGGGCAGGAGGGCGGCTTTTTGCTTTGGGCTTTTTGGCAGGCAGTTTTAGGCAATGTACTTATTGCAAGGGCTAAATCATGGGAGCGCCCTGTTATGACCGTTGTGGCATTATCACAAGTGATATTGGGTACCATGGTGTTGGGTATCGATATTTTTGGTCAGCGGATAGGTAGCTCCCCGTTTTTGCTGTTGCGTAATTCGGGTATCGAAGCGCCTATATTTTCACAACCTAACTACCTGGACTTTATAAAAGACGGGCAGGGTATGAACCCCTCGCTCCAAAATTACTGGATGGTTATCCACCCGCCAACATTGTTCCTGGGTTTTGCATCTATTATAGTTCCGTTTGCTTACGCGGTTGCCGGGCTTTGGCAAAAACGTTATAAAGAGTGGGTACAACCTGCCATATCATACGCTTTGTTTGGTTCGATGATATTGGGCACAGGCGTTATCATGGGTTCGTTTTGGGCATATGAGTCATTGAATTTTGGCGGTTTCTGGGCCTGGGACCCGGTTGAGAACGGCTCGATATTTCCATGGTTAACTATGGTTGCGGCCTTGCACGTACTTATTGTATTTAAAAATACAGGCCACTCCTATTTTACGGCCACACTGCTGGTGTTGCTGAGCTTTGTACTGGTATGGTACACGTCATTCCTTTCAAGGAGCGGTATTTTGGGCGAAAGCTCTGTACACGCTTTTACCGACCTTGGCATGTTTTGGCAGCTGGTGATCGGCATCCTGATATTCCTTGCTTTGTCTGTTTTTGTTTTAGTATGGCGATGGAAGGAATTACCTGTCACCAAAAAAGACGAAGAAACCTACTCGCGTGAGTTTTGGATGTTTGTTGGTTCGGTATTTTTAGGTTTGTCATGCTTTCACCTTATCGTAGTAACATCAGTACCTGTATGGAACGCCATGTTTGGCACCAAGATAGCGCCGCCGGCCGATGCCGTTAAACATTATAACGTGATCCAGTCGTCATTTGCGTTTGTGGTGACTTTACTTACCGGCTTTACGCAATTCCTTAAATATAAAAAGACTGATATTACCCGGTTCTTCATCACTACCGGTGTTTACCTTGTGTTTGCCATACTGGTAACCGCGCTTGTTGTTTATTTAACCGGGGTTTATCGCCTTAGCTTCGTATTCAATTTGGTAATGTGCGGTTCGGTTTATTCGGTTATTGCCAACGCCAAAGTTTTGGTTGATGCCTTTAAGGGCAAGTTTAAGCTGGCTGGTTCGGCAGTGGCGCATTTGGGTTTTGGTTTACTGATGGTTGGCGCGGTAATAGCGGCCGGAACCAGTAAAGTAGTTTCTGAAAACGCGAGCGGCGTGGTTAATGTGCAGGGTTTTGATGCTAAAGCCGGTAACGCCCGCGAAAATATCATGATCTACAAAAACACCCCGGTAAAGATGGGCGATTATACAGTTACTTATCTTGGCGACTCCATATCATCACCATACCATTTTTACAGGGTTGATTATAAAAAGTTTGATGCTAATGGTAAAGTGTTGGAGAACTTTGTGCTTAAACCAAAGGTACAGGCCAGCCGTGATGCGGGAATGTCTTCATCGCCTGATACCAAGCACTACCTGTTAAATGACTTATATACCCACGTTACCGCTATCCCAAGCGAAGGTTTTGCCATGCAGGGCGAGGCCGGTCATGACGAAGGTAATGATGATAAAAACTACGATGAACCTGTAGCGCATGAAGTTGCCATTGGTGATACCATCAGATACCGGGATGGATTTATGCTGGTTAAATCATTAAACAAACAGGCTACGGTACAAAATATCCCGCTTACTGCCAATGATGTAGCCATTGGTGCTAATATCGAAGTTCATGCGCATGATGGCAAGGTGTATACTGCCGAACCTGTATTTATGATCAGGGGTGGTAATGTGTTTGATTTTGCCCGTAAGGTTGAGGATGCCGGTTTAAAACTGCGTTTCTCAAGGATTAATCCTGAAAATAAAAAGGTAGAGATCACGGTTTATCAGCAGCCGCAAAACAAGCGCCCATGGATTGTGATGCGTGCCATCAGCTTCCCGTATATCAATTTCTTCTGGAGCGGTACAATCATTATGGTTATCGGCTTCCTGCTTTCTATCCAAAGGCGTAATAAAGAACTTAAAACCGTTTAA
- a CDS encoding carboxypeptidase-like regulatory domain-containing protein: protein MRFYWFLLIAFICPLIVSAQTGTITGKVVRADTKSPVANASVFLNNATYGTSTAEDGTFTLAGVKPGQYQLVVTGVSIEEYSTTVLVGREPAKLSIEVNQKVLMLREVVISSSADWKKNYELFRKEFVGDTENGKECKVTNPHILNIIYHRGKQQLEASGDEFLVVENLALGYRTKFLLKNFLYDAIEHTISYSGSALFENLPGSAAQKKLWKQKREQAYYGSAQHFFRSLYKGKLKEEGFEAHDFTRQINPERPEEAVLMQKMKKYREGPRDSAMRYYNLSKMTKWYRENLAKLPYQEFEILRKTPQDGIYALTFPHFLYVVYTKREETTEFKDVYHPLDMPNYETSIMTKYSGYIAFDMNGIVVSSPSPLYEGSWSKAKLGDLLPVDYEPGD from the coding sequence ATGCGCTTTTATTGGTTTTTGCTTATTGCGTTTATATGTCCGCTCATAGTTTCGGCGCAAACCGGTACTATTACAGGTAAGGTGGTGCGGGCTGATACTAAAAGCCCGGTAGCCAATGCCAGCGTATTTTTAAATAATGCCACTTATGGCACTTCTACTGCCGAGGATGGTACTTTTACTCTGGCCGGGGTTAAACCGGGCCAATACCAGCTGGTAGTTACCGGCGTTAGTATTGAAGAGTATTCCACAACTGTGCTGGTTGGCCGCGAACCGGCAAAACTGAGTATCGAGGTTAATCAAAAAGTGCTGATGCTGCGCGAAGTAGTGATCAGCAGCAGTGCCGACTGGAAAAAGAACTACGAATTGTTCAGGAAGGAATTTGTTGGCGATACCGAAAACGGCAAGGAGTGTAAGGTTACCAATCCGCACATCCTTAATATTATTTACCACAGGGGCAAGCAGCAACTGGAAGCATCGGGCGATGAGTTTTTAGTGGTAGAGAACCTGGCCCTGGGCTACCGTACCAAGTTTTTGCTGAAAAATTTTTTGTACGATGCTATTGAGCACACCATATCCTATTCGGGTAGTGCCCTGTTCGAGAACCTGCCCGGTAGCGCAGCACAAAAAAAGCTCTGGAAGCAGAAACGTGAACAGGCTTACTACGGATCGGCCCAGCATTTTTTCCGTTCGCTTTATAAAGGGAAGTTGAAGGAAGAAGGCTTTGAAGCGCATGATTTTACCAGGCAAATCAACCCCGAACGGCCCGAAGAAGCTGTGCTGATGCAAAAGATGAAGAAATACAGGGAGGGTCCGCGGGATTCGGCCATGCGCTATTACAACCTGTCGAAAATGACCAAATGGTACCGTGAAAACCTGGCCAAGCTGCCTTACCAGGAGTTTGAGATCTTACGGAAAACACCACAAGACGGCATCTATGCGCTTACTTTCCCGCATTTTTTATACGTTGTATATACCAAACGCGAAGAAACCACCGAGTTTAAGGACGTTTATCATCCGCTGGATATGCCAAATTACGAAACCAGTATCATGACCAAATACTCGGGCTATATAGCTTTTGATATGAACGGTATTGTAGTGTCAAGCCCGAGCCCGCTTTATGAAGGCTCATGGTCAAAAGCCAAGCTGGGGGATTTGTTGCCGGTGGATTATGAACCGGGGGATTAG
- the ccsA gene encoding cytochrome c biogenesis protein CcsA — translation MKFIYQTWWKVAAVLLVLSTFYTGLVFKAPRLPIIHETIRNLYFHVPMWMGMLTVFVVSVYFSIKYLQTGKEEHDLAAVESVNTGLLFYTLGLLTGMLWAKYTWGEFWSGDPKQNSAAIAFLLYCAYLVLRNSIDEEQKRAKISAIYNIFAFPIMIVLIFVLPRMTDSLHPGSGGNPAFGKYDLDNGMKVAFYPAMLGWSFIALWIATIRYRIRLIENKKNAIN, via the coding sequence ATGAAGTTTATTTATCAAACATGGTGGAAGGTAGCAGCTGTTTTGCTGGTACTATCTACCTTTTACACCGGCCTGGTTTTCAAAGCGCCGAGGCTGCCCATTATTCACGAAACCATCCGCAATTTATATTTCCACGTACCCATGTGGATGGGCATGCTGACGGTTTTTGTGGTATCGGTTTATTTCAGTATCAAATACTTGCAAACAGGTAAAGAGGAGCATGACCTTGCTGCTGTTGAGAGCGTTAATACCGGCTTGCTGTTTTACACCTTAGGCCTTTTAACCGGTATGCTTTGGGCAAAATATACCTGGGGCGAGTTTTGGAGCGGTGACCCTAAACAAAACAGCGCGGCCATTGCATTTTTGTTGTATTGTGCTTACCTGGTGCTTCGTAACTCTATTGATGAGGAGCAGAAGCGGGCCAAGATCTCGGCCATTTACAACATATTCGCTTTCCCCATCATGATTGTGCTGATATTTGTTTTGCCCCGCATGACAGATTCATTGCACCCCGGCAGCGGCGGTAACCCGGCATTTGGTAAGTACGACCTTGATAATGGTATGAAAGTGGCCTTTTACCCGGCTATGTTGGGCTGGAGCTTTATTGCCCTTTGGATAGCAACTATCCGTTACCGCATCCGTTTAATTGAGAATAAGAAGAACGCTATAAATTAA
- a CDS encoding Glu/Leu/Phe/Val dehydrogenase produces MATNILIADQETHFFSDVCKNFDHAAQFTKHDAGLLDQIKSCNSVYRFRFPIRKGNSFEVIDAWRVEHSHHQSPTKGGIRYSEMVNEDEVMALAALMTYKCAIVNVPFGGAKGGIKINPKNYTVSELENITRRYTVELIKKNFIGPSIDVPAPDYGSGEREMSWIADTYATMNPGQLDAMGAVTGKPIALHGIAGRREATGRGVAIATRECVSVGEDMQRIGLLPGLSGKRVIVQGLGNVGYYSAKFLSEMGAIIVGLCEFEGAIYNENGLDIEAVFQHRKATGSILGYAAAIQEFTNTMEGLEQPCDILVPAALENQITESNIRNIQAKIIVEGANGPTSPEAEAIFYANGGMIVPDMFANAGGVTVSYFEWLKNLSHVAFGRMNRRFEENSNLNLVNMVEGITGVALTPVQRSTIIKGASELELVNSGLEDTMIRSYHEIREIYKNNPDIGTLRNAAMVGAINKIAVSYQNLGIWP; encoded by the coding sequence ATGGCTACGAATATTTTGATTGCCGACCAGGAAACACACTTCTTCAGCGACGTGTGTAAAAACTTCGATCACGCTGCCCAGTTCACCAAACATGATGCCGGTTTGCTTGATCAAATTAAATCATGTAACAGCGTTTACCGCTTCCGTTTTCCTATCCGTAAAGGCAACAGCTTTGAGGTAATTGACGCCTGGCGTGTTGAGCACTCGCACCACCAGTCGCCAACCAAAGGCGGCATCCGCTACAGCGAAATGGTGAACGAAGATGAGGTAATGGCCCTCGCCGCGCTCATGACCTACAAATGCGCTATTGTTAATGTTCCGTTTGGCGGCGCCAAAGGCGGTATCAAAATTAACCCTAAAAACTACACCGTAAGCGAGCTGGAAAACATCACCCGCCGTTATACTGTTGAGTTAATTAAAAAGAACTTTATCGGCCCGAGCATTGACGTACCTGCACCGGATTATGGATCGGGCGAGCGCGAAATGAGCTGGATTGCCGATACTTATGCAACCATGAACCCCGGTCAGCTGGATGCTATGGGCGCTGTAACAGGCAAACCTATTGCTCTGCACGGTATTGCGGGCAGGAGGGAAGCTACCGGTCGCGGTGTGGCTATTGCTACCCGCGAGTGTGTAAGCGTTGGCGAGGATATGCAAAGGATTGGCCTGCTGCCAGGTTTATCGGGCAAGAGGGTAATTGTACAGGGCCTTGGTAACGTGGGTTATTATTCGGCTAAGTTTTTATCTGAAATGGGGGCGATAATAGTTGGTCTTTGCGAGTTTGAAGGCGCTATTTATAACGAGAACGGTTTAGATATCGAAGCGGTATTTCAGCACCGCAAGGCTACAGGTTCTATTTTAGGCTATGCTGCGGCAATTCAGGAATTTACAAACACCATGGAAGGCCTTGAGCAGCCATGTGATATCCTGGTGCCTGCCGCTCTTGAAAATCAAATTACAGAATCAAACATCCGCAATATCCAGGCTAAGATTATTGTTGAAGGCGCTAACGGCCCAACCTCACCCGAAGCCGAAGCCATATTTTATGCCAATGGCGGGATGATTGTACCTGATATGTTTGCCAATGCCGGCGGTGTAACTGTATCATATTTTGAATGGTTAAAAAACCTGAGCCACGTAGCATTCGGCCGCATGAACCGCAGGTTTGAAGAAAACTCCAACCTTAACCTGGTAAACATGGTTGAAGGCATCACCGGCGTAGCTTTAACCCCGGTACAACGTTCAACTATCATTAAAGGTGCATCAGAGCTTGAGCTGGTAAACTCAGGTTTGGAAGATACCATGATCCGCTCATACCACGAGATCAGGGAGATCTACAAAAATAATCCAGACATCGGTACACTGCGTAATGCAGCTATGGTTGGCGCTATTAATAAAATAGCTGTATCGTACCAAAATTTAGGTATCTGGCCGTAA
- a CDS encoding alpha/beta hydrolase has protein sequence MKILKVSIIIVIFLVGATSLILYGFYRYNNKENKTLTDAGRKNISGSFIKLSQGITHYQLEGPDSAQVIILVHGFSVPYYIWDPTYDYLVKKGYKVLRYDMYGRGYSDRPDVPYNQELYNTQLLDLINQLKLSGKINLAGVSFGGAVITNFTCSHPDLVNKVILVDPVYEQKKPVAPQYFTLYNEAVNSDERAKGQTTDFLYPKNHAGWVSRYLPQMEYKGFRNALVSTLYNYNQNGLQSNTCLNSAGKNVLLIWGKADKTLPIRFSDSIRSVLKTDFFPVDGAAHLPMIEKADTVNAKILSFLKG, from the coding sequence ATGAAAATACTTAAAGTAAGCATAATAATTGTGATATTTCTTGTCGGAGCTACCTCTTTGATCCTTTACGGCTTCTATAGATATAACAATAAGGAAAACAAAACCCTAACCGATGCCGGCCGCAAAAACATTTCCGGAAGTTTCATTAAATTAAGCCAGGGCATAACCCACTACCAGCTTGAAGGCCCCGATAGCGCTCAGGTTATTATACTTGTTCACGGTTTTAGTGTGCCTTATTATATATGGGACCCCACCTATGATTATCTTGTAAAAAAGGGCTACAAAGTGTTACGCTATGATATGTACGGCCGCGGCTATTCAGACAGGCCCGATGTGCCTTATAACCAGGAGCTTTACAACACGCAACTGCTCGATCTTATTAATCAACTTAAGTTAAGCGGAAAAATAAATTTAGCAGGTGTATCATTTGGCGGCGCGGTAATAACAAACTTTACCTGTAGTCACCCCGATCTTGTTAATAAAGTAATCCTTGTCGACCCCGTATATGAACAAAAAAAACCGGTAGCTCCGCAATATTTCACTCTTTATAACGAAGCTGTGAACTCCGACGAAAGGGCGAAAGGACAAACAACAGATTTCCTTTATCCGAAAAACCACGCCGGATGGGTAAGCCGTTACCTCCCCCAAATGGAGTATAAAGGGTTTAGAAATGCACTGGTTTCAACCCTGTATAATTACAATCAAAACGGCCTCCAAAGTAATACCTGCCTCAACAGTGCCGGTAAAAACGTATTGCTGATATGGGGTAAAGCTGATAAAACCTTGCCCATACGTTTTAGTGACTCCATCCGCAGCGTATTGAAAACCGATTTTTTCCCTGTTGATGGAGCTGCACATTTACCCATGATTGAAAAAGCCGATACCGTGAATGCTAAGATCCTTTCGTTTTTGAAGGGGTAA